The nucleotide window TCCATATTCTCTTGGGGGTCCGGGTTGAAGTAGTAGCGGGTACGCCGACAGGACCGAACAAGTCCATAGCCGCCTCGGGGAAACACGAGCATGCTATGAAATGAATATGAAACTATATTGACAGCTATGAGTAAGACTTTCGTCGCATCTCGCTAACGGTCAGCCAAACCGCGGAGATCAGGAAGTAAATGGCGCCCACCGCCGCGTAACCGGCTATCTTGATGATGGCTTCCGGCACTTGCGCTCGAGCCTGCGCGATAAAGAAGCCGCCCGCCAATGCCGATTGCGCGCCGCTCAGAATCATCGCCCACTGCGCCCCGAACTCCTTCCAGCGGCGCACCGCCGTGCCGAGCTGCAGCAGCCCGGAGAGAATCGCCCAAACGCCAAAGATCTCGAGCACATCGACCATACTCCCGCGCAGAGCCACAATCACCGCCACCGTTACCGCGAGATTCACGACGACGTTGATTGCTTGCACGCGGTTTTGGACTGCTCCGCCGCTACGCGACATGTCCAGGTAGTTGGAAAGCGCATCCCATGCAGGATAGACAACGAGCAAAGCGGCCGCGATGCCGGGCGCATGCTGACCGGCAACAAAGGCGAGCGCCACCCAGACGATGGAAAACGCTGCCCTTAAAAAATAATAATGCTTTAACCAGCGCTGCCCGGCGGCGTGCGAAACATCAACGTTACGATCCATGATCCAGATTCCTGTTTAAAGATGATGCGGACGGCACCATCGCTCGTACAACTCCGGCCTGAAGCCGTAAGCGTCCGGGTTTGCACCGAACATCGCCTCGCATTCGGCCTTCTGCGCGACTCATTTCGCGTTCCTGAACAGCCGGCAATTGCCGACGTGACCGAACGCTCAAGGCTTGCAATTGCGACGCTTCAGGTGCCGTTCGACTGAGGACAAGTTTCGCAGGCGAATCTTTTTTGCGGTATCGGTCGTTTGACCGATACGGGGGCACGTGGTCCCTACTGCTAGTCCGCTTCGAACTGCTTTGGAAAAAGGATGCCCTCCGAGACGCGGCTTCCCGGTTCGACGCCCGCTCCCCAAGGCACATTCCAGCCCGGCTCGGCGGAAGCGCCAAGCAAAAGTCGCAACTCGCGCATCTTGCCTGGCATCACTGGAGCCAACAGATCGGACACGCTGTAAAGCGCCTCGAGCAGCGTATAGAGCACCGTACTCAACCGATCGGATGTCTCTGCACTCCTCGCCAGCAGCCATGGCGCGCTGCTCGCTACGTAGCCGTTAAGCTGGCTCACGAAATCCATGACCTGTTCCGCTGCGCGGCCCACTTTCATCTCTTCCACCAAGGACAGAACGATGCCCGGCAACTGCCCGGCCCTGTCGATGATGGCTGTTTCAGCCTCGCCATAAATGCGAGGTACCGGAACCATACCGTTGCGGTACTTCGTCACCATGGCCAGGGTGCGCGCTGCGAGGTTGCCAAGATCGTCGGCGAGGTCGCGGCTTAGCCGCTGCTCGATCACCGCATTGCTCACTATGCCGTCGAAGCCAAAGCTGACTTCGCGGATCAGCGTGTAGCGCAGCGTATCGACGCCGTATCTGTGCGCCGCTTCGAGCGGATCGACCCCGTTGCCAAGCGATTTGCTCATCTTGCGGCCATCGGCGCCAAGCAGGTGTCCGGAAACGTGCAGACGCGCATACGGCACGATTCCCAATGCGTGCGTCATGCCAAGCCAGAAAAGCGTATGCGTGCGCAGTATGTCTTTTCCGATCACGTGCCGCACCGATGGCCAATAGTCGGCAAACGCGCGCTGGTCGGGGTAACCCAACGGCGAAACATAGCCAAGCAAAGCGTCGAACCAGACATAGGTAACGTGCCCCGCATCCC belongs to Paraburkholderia sp. SOS3 and includes:
- a CDS encoding DUF308 domain-containing protein codes for the protein MDRNVDVSHAAGQRWLKHYYFLRAAFSIVWVALAFVAGQHAPGIAAALLVVYPAWDALSNYLDMSRSGGAVQNRVQAINVVVNLAVTVAVIVALRGSMVDVLEIFGVWAILSGLLQLGTAVRRWKEFGAQWAMILSGAQSALAGGFFIAQARAQVPEAIIKIAGYAAVGAIYFLISAVWLTVSEMRRKSYS
- the metG gene encoding methionine--tRNA ligase, with the protein product MSYRYITTPIYYVNDRPHLGHAYASIHADIMARYLRAAGHQVLMLTGADEHGEKIAKAALQAGEAPHAFAERHARAFEDAWRRLAVAPDLFVRTTAPAHARVVSECLTRLCDAGEIYLADYEGLYSVGQERFVTDKELVDGKLPEDKEPPVLRREPNYFFRMEAHREWMRQLLLDRPDLIQPTRYRNEVLKLLDEPIGDLSISRPKDRLDWGIPIPWDAGHVTYVWFDALLGYVSPLGYPDQRAFADYWPSVRHVIGKDILRTHTLFWLGMTHALGIVPYARLHVSGHLLGADGRKMSKSLGNGVDPLEAAHRYGVDTLRYTLIREVSFGFDGIVSNAVIEQRLSRDLADDLGNLAARTLAMVTKYRNGMVPVPRIYGEAETAIIDRAGQLPGIVLSLVEEMKVGRAAEQVMDFVSQLNGYVASSAPWLLARSAETSDRLSTVLYTLLEALYSVSDLLAPVMPGKMRELRLLLGASAEPGWNVPWGAGVEPGSRVSEGILFPKQFEAD